The following are encoded together in the Triticum dicoccoides isolate Atlit2015 ecotype Zavitan chromosome 6B, WEW_v2.0, whole genome shotgun sequence genome:
- the LOC119320917 gene encoding BTB/POZ and MATH domain-containing protein 1-like, which translates to MVTKSSSAVVIHSGEHMFKVVGHSTITGKITLTSDTFRVADHDWAILYYPNGDGRIVDDQFSSVFLKLVNAGEEEVTAYYSFCLQDPAAPATGEKHKYKTGPHKFSSTNWALGKSNFVSKADLSGCLDDGCLVIKCTVEVPRPMDDQQDGNDNDSVIVPPADLSKDLANLLDSRLKADLTVKIGWFKRFKVHACVLAARSPVFRAQLCGPMMESRESSIRVEDVDAKVFEILLHYMYNDRLPEFMDETTEETTNMAHHLLVAADRYVMERLKLICESRLGKALDINTVGFTLDLAEQYHCHQLKDCCLRYMTRNGKRLQEIINNEGFAQLKRNHPQAAFDILGQVIALLAA; encoded by the coding sequence ATGGTTACCAAGTCCTCCTCGGCGGTGGTAATTCACTCCGGCGAGCACATGTTCAAGGTCGTCGGCCACTCCACGATCACGGGCAAGATTACGCTTACTTCCGACACTTTCCGCGTTGCTGATCACGACTGGGCTATCCTGTACTACCCGAACGGCGACGGTAGGATCGTCGACGATCAGTTCAGTTCGGTTTTCCTTAAGCTGGTGAACGCCGGCGAGGAAGAGGTCACGGCCTACTATTCCTTCTGCCTCCAGGACCCCGCGGCGCCGGCGACAGGGGAGAAGCACAAATACAAAACCGGCCCCCACAAGTTCTCATCCACTAATTGGGCCTTGGGTAAGAGCAATTTTGTGAGTAAAGCCGATTTGTCCGGGTGCCTGGACGATGGCTGCCTAGTGATCAAGTGCACCGTGGAGGTCCCAAGACCGATGGACGACCAACAGGATGGCAACGATAATGACAGCGTTATCGTGCCACCCGCAGACCTAAGCAAAGATCTAGCTAATCTTCTAGACAGCCGGCTCAAGGCGGACCTGACCGTCAAGATCGGCTGGTTCAAGAGATTCAAGGTGCACGCGTGCGTGCTCGCTGCACGATCGCCCGTCTTCCGAGCTCAGCTGTGCGGCCCCATGATGGAGAGCAGAGAAAGCAGCATCCGCGTCGAGGACGTGGATGCCAAGGTCTTCGAGATCCTGCTGCATTACATGTACAATGATCGTCTGCCAGAGTTTATGGACGAGACAACGGAAGAGACCACAAACATGGCGCATCATTTGCTCGTCGCGGCTGATCGTTACGTAATGGAGAGGCTAAAACTGATATGCGAGAGCAGGCTGGGCAAGGCGCTGGATATCAACACGGTGGGGTTCACCTTGGATCTTGCAGAGCAATACCATTGTCACCAGCTCAAGGATTGCTGTCTGAGGTATATGACAAGAAACGGCAAGAGATTACAAGAAATTATAAACAACGAGGGGTTTGCTCAACTAAAGCGAAACCACCCACAGGCCGCATTCGATATTCTTGGACAAGTTATTGCCTTACTGGCAGCTTAG